The Pantanalinema sp. genomic sequence GAGGGCCTAACGAAACTGTTCCATCTAGCCGCTAACAGCGGCCAAACTCAACACATGCCTGGTTTTGTTAGGTGCTCGGGGGGTGGGGGGATCTCATCCAAGTTCATTATGCGCTCTTGATCGTGTACCCGTGCCGCGCCACCGTCAGGATGATCTGCGGGTTGCCGGGATCCGCCTCGATCTTCTGGCGGATGTTCCGGATGTGCGTGCGCACGATCTCCGAGTTCCCCACGTTGGGCGGGTACGCCAGCGCCTCGACCAGCAGCTGCTCGGCCGAGACCACCTCGTCCGAGTGGGTCATCAGGTGGCCCAGGATCGAGAACTCGCTCTTGGTCAGCTGGATGGCGCGATCGCCCACCTGCGCCTGGTAGTTGCGGCGATCGAGGCGCAGGTTGCCGATCTGAAGAGCCTCGGCGACGGGCCGGGTGCCGGTGACCGCGCGCCGCAGGTGCGCCTGGATGCGGAAGACCAGCTCGACGGGATCGAACGGCTTGGTCAGGTAATCATCGGCCCCCTCGCGGAAGCCCTGGTACTTGTCGAGCTGCTCGTCCTTGGCCGTCAGCATCAGGATCGGCACCTGGTTGAACTGCGTCTGGGACCGGATGAGACGGCACAGCTCGATGCCGTCCATCCTGGCCATCATCACGTCGGTCAGCACCAGGTCGGGCGTCTTGCGGTTGATGGCGTCCCAGGCCTCCTCGCCGTTGCCCACGGCGGTGACCTCGTAGCCCTCCTTGCCGATGATGACCTCCAGCAGCTTGCGAAGGTTCGGCTCGTCCTCGACAACCAGGATTTTTGCACTCACAGGCGACTCACTCGCTCTCTCGTCGGAACCCGAAACGATACGGTCGAATCCTTTTGTACCCCGCCGTTCCGGCACACTACCAGAGGTAGGTGAAGGGAAGCTGAAAGTCCGTAGAAACTACCCCCCACCCGAGCAGCGCCCGCTACTGGGCCTCAACTTGGCTTATGGCGTCACCCGGGCTATCATGGTGCCTATTGCCCCATCGACCTATGCAAGAGAGGGTTTTTCGTGGCCGCGTACCAATACGTCTACACCATGTACCGCCTCACCAAGGTGGTGCCCCCCAACAACCGCGAGGTGCTCAAGGACATCACCCTGTCCTTCTTGCCCGGCGCCAAGATCGGCGTGCTCGGCATGAACGGTGCCGGTAAGTCCACCCTCATGCGCATCATGGCCGGGGTCGACACCAACTTCCAGGGCGAGGCCCGTCTCGCCGACGGCGCCACCGTCGGTTACCTCTCGCAGGAGCCCGACCTCGACCCCACCAAGACCGTCCGCGAGAACGTCGAGGACGGCATGGCCCGCGCCCGGGACCTGCTGAAGCGCTTCGAGGAGCTCTCGGCCAACTACTCGGACGAGACCGCCGACGAGTTCGCCCGCGTCCAGGACGAGATCGACGCCATCGACGCCTGGAGCCTCGACAACCAGATCGAGGTCGCCATGGAGGCCCTGCGCGTGCCCGAC encodes the following:
- a CDS encoding response regulator transcription factor; translated protein: MSAKILVVEDEPNLRKLLEVIIGKEGYEVTAVGNGEEAWDAINRKTPDLVLTDVMMARMDGIELCRLIRSQTQFNQVPILMLTAKDEQLDKYQGFREGADDYLTKPFDPVELVFRIQAHLRRAVTGTRPVAEALQIGNLRLDRRNYQAQVGDRAIQLTKSEFSILGHLMTHSDEVVSAEQLLVEALAYPPNVGNSEIVRTHIRNIRQKIEADPGNPQIILTVARHGYTIKSA